The following proteins come from a genomic window of Neptunomonas concharum:
- the folB gene encoding dihydroneopterin aldolase produces MDIVYIKALQVETVIGIYDWEREIRQRVVLDLDMGTDIRQAALTEDIESTLNYKSVSDRLVEFVSASEFLLVETMAEEIATLVMQEFSVPWLRLKVGKPDAIATAEDVGVVIERGEPF; encoded by the coding sequence GTGGATATTGTTTACATAAAAGCTCTTCAAGTCGAGACTGTGATTGGCATCTATGACTGGGAAAGAGAGATTCGCCAGCGTGTGGTGCTTGATCTCGATATGGGGACGGATATTCGTCAAGCTGCATTGACCGAAGATATCGAAAGTACACTCAATTATAAGAGTGTCAGTGATCGCTTGGTCGAGTTTGTGTCTGCTAGTGAGTTTCTTTTGGTAGAAACGATGGCAGAAGAGATTGCTACTTTAGTGATGCAGGAGTTTTCAGTCCCTTGGTTGCGACTAAAAGTGGGTAAGCCGGATGCGATTGCGACCGCCGAGGATGTGGGTGTTGTGATTGAAAGAGGTGAGCCTTTCTGA
- the rpsU gene encoding 30S ribosomal protein S21: MPAVKVKDNEPFDVALRRFKRSCEKAGVLAEVRKREFYEKPTSVRKRKAAAAVKRHAKKVSRDISRRVRLY, translated from the coding sequence ATGCCTGCAGTAAAAGTAAAAGATAACGAGCCATTTGATGTTGCACTACGCCGTTTCAAGCGTTCTTGTGAAAAAGCGGGTGTATTGGCTGAAGTTCGTAAGCGCGAATTTTATGAAAAGCCAACATCAGTTCGTAAGCGTAAAGCCGCTGCTGCTGTAAAACGTCACGCTAAGAAAGTTTCTCGCGATATTTCTCGCCGCGTACGTTTGTACTAA
- a CDS encoding GatB/YqeY domain-containing protein, whose protein sequence is MSVLKKQITEAMKEAMRAKEKERLGTIRLILAEIKRIEVDERIELDDARVLATLDKMSKQRRDSISQYDSADRTDLADIERRELEVIKTFLPQPLSDEEIQKAIQEAIATSGATGMQDMGKLMAELKPKVQGRADMGMVSKLVKESLTG, encoded by the coding sequence ATGTCAGTACTCAAAAAGCAGATTACTGAAGCAATGAAAGAAGCCATGCGCGCTAAAGAAAAAGAGCGCCTTGGGACTATTCGTCTTATTTTGGCAGAAATTAAGCGTATCGAAGTTGACGAACGCATAGAACTAGATGATGCAAGAGTACTGGCAACGCTAGACAAAATGTCTAAACAGCGCCGTGATTCTATCTCACAATATGATTCAGCGGACCGCACTGATCTGGCGGACATTGAGCGACGAGAGTTGGAGGTGATTAAAACTTTCTTGCCGCAACCGCTAAGCGATGAAGAGATTCAAAAAGCCATTCAGGAAGCCATTGCAACCTCCGGAGCTACCGGCATGCAAGATATGGGTAAGCTGATGGCCGAGCTAAAGCCCAAGGTACAAGGGCGTGCAGATATGGGAATGGTATCTAAACTCGTCAAAGAGAGCTTAACAGGTTAA
- the folK gene encoding 2-amino-4-hydroxy-6-hydroxymethyldihydropteridine diphosphokinase — protein sequence MAQVYLSLGSNINRYQHVTAGLDALELVFGALKISSVYESEAVGFKGNPFLNLAVGGETDLSIAALSTVLKKIEDSNGRVRGGPKFAARTLDIDILTYDECVGVISGVQLPRDEIVNNAFVLWPLAEIAPNARHPVTKETYASLWSAYDKTRQSLWPVEFFWQGRLISPRS from the coding sequence ATGGCTCAGGTTTATTTAAGTCTTGGTAGTAATATTAACCGCTACCAACATGTCACGGCGGGTTTGGATGCATTGGAACTTGTATTCGGCGCGCTAAAAATATCTTCCGTCTATGAAAGTGAAGCCGTTGGCTTTAAAGGGAATCCATTTCTGAATCTTGCGGTGGGTGGTGAAACGGACCTGTCTATCGCTGCGCTTTCTACTGTGTTGAAGAAGATTGAAGATAGTAACGGGCGAGTACGAGGTGGTCCTAAGTTTGCCGCTAGGACCTTGGATATTGATATTCTTACCTATGATGAGTGCGTCGGTGTTATCTCAGGCGTCCAGTTGCCTCGTGATGAAATTGTTAACAACGCTTTTGTACTTTGGCCGCTGGCTGAAATAGCGCCTAATGCCCGTCATCCTGTCACAAAAGAAACCTACGCTTCATTGTGGAGTGCTTATGATAAAACTCGTCAAAGCCTCTGGCCTGTGGAGTTTTTCTGGCAAGGGCGGCTAATATCCCCACGTTCCTAG
- the tsaD gene encoding tRNA (adenosine(37)-N6)-threonylcarbamoyltransferase complex transferase subunit TsaD gives MKVLGIETSCDETGVAIYDSEHGLLADTLYSQVKMHAEYGGVVPELASRDHIRKLLPLVSETLKEANLSSQDIDAVAYTAGPGLIGALMVGASTGRAMAMAWGVPAIGVHHMEGHLLAPMLEESPPVFPFVALLVSGGHTQLVKVTAIGQYELLGESLDDAAGEAFDKAAKMMGLDYPGGPLVAKLAEQGDRTRFRFPRPMTDRPGLDFSFSGLKTFTLNTVNDHKVDGVLADQTRADIAAAFEDAVVETLTIKCKRALQQTGLKQLIIAGGVSANQRLRDRLESMVAKEHAALFYARPKFCTDNGAMIAYAGCQRLLAGQSSDLVIEAKPRWAMDLLERLD, from the coding sequence ATGAAAGTTCTTGGAATCGAAACTTCCTGCGATGAGACGGGTGTGGCTATCTATGACAGTGAGCATGGTCTGTTGGCCGATACGCTCTACAGTCAGGTGAAAATGCATGCCGAATATGGCGGTGTGGTCCCAGAGTTGGCTTCTCGAGATCATATTCGTAAATTGTTGCCTTTGGTGAGTGAAACTTTAAAAGAAGCAAACTTAAGTTCTCAAGATATTGATGCAGTTGCCTATACGGCAGGGCCTGGGTTGATTGGTGCGCTTATGGTAGGAGCGTCAACCGGTAGGGCGATGGCAATGGCTTGGGGTGTTCCCGCAATCGGTGTGCATCATATGGAAGGGCATCTATTAGCGCCTATGTTGGAAGAGTCCCCCCCTGTTTTTCCTTTTGTTGCTTTGTTGGTCAGTGGTGGTCACACACAACTTGTGAAAGTAACCGCGATAGGGCAGTACGAGTTGCTGGGGGAATCTCTGGACGATGCGGCTGGTGAGGCCTTTGATAAAGCGGCTAAAATGATGGGGTTGGATTATCCTGGTGGTCCATTGGTTGCTAAATTGGCAGAACAAGGTGATCGTACGCGATTTCGTTTCCCGCGACCTATGACAGATAGGCCAGGTCTGGATTTTAGTTTTTCCGGTTTGAAAACCTTCACCCTCAACACCGTTAATGATCATAAAGTGGATGGTGTTTTAGCTGATCAGACTCGAGCTGATATAGCAGCCGCCTTTGAGGATGCAGTGGTAGAAACGCTAACCATTAAATGTAAACGCGCTTTGCAGCAAACCGGTTTGAAGCAATTGATTATTGCAGGTGGTGTTAGTGCCAATCAACGTCTTCGAGACCGCTTGGAGTCGATGGTGGCAAAAGAGCACGCAGCACTTTTTTACGCGCGTCCTAAATTTTGCACAGACAATGGTGCGATGATTGCCTATGCAGGCTGCCAAAGATTGTTGGCGGGGCAGTCGAGTGATTTGGTCATCGAGGCAAAGCCTCGTTGGGCGATGGATCTGCTTGAGCGGCTTGATTAG
- the dnaG gene encoding DNA primase translates to MAGRIPQNFIDDLLARVNIVDIIDGRVKLKKTGKNYSGLCPFHQEKSPSFSVSPDKQFYYCFGCGAGGNAIGFLMEYERLEFPQAVEEVAKLVGVDVPRDEAQEQRHSEHKAQYHILDETTSFYQNQLRSHPTKHIAVDYLKSRGLSGQIAQTFGIGFAPVGWDNLLKALGTSEERKDLLERSGMLIRHEEKDSLYDRFRERIMFPIRDMRGRTIAFGGRVLGDEKPKYLNSPETDTFQKGRELYGLYEARKLTPKLERILIVEGYMDVISLAQYGITYAVATLGTATSAQHLERLFKSVPEIIFCFDGDAAGRKAAERALETTLPIIKDGQEARFLFLPEGEDPDTLVRKTSKEAFEEHLSEALELSEFFFRYYSENHDLSSIGGRANFSTQALPNIQRMQTSLRQQMMLDRICELTGLTLEQINTTINLTQSSQINEETEKAEPHRPTFRQSRPTPATIIKHTTTLCSHLVSLLLHHPELAQKAPSSIDLAELSDPQADLLCKLLTHLQHRPNQSIGTLIIDWNDDPELRTHLLQLSEISRLDPVLNGDANQLFDEAWQRLTQRLQESQLSRLQKKPLSALTNDEKKLLSELLIRK, encoded by the coding sequence ATGGCCGGACGCATACCACAGAACTTTATTGATGATTTACTCGCACGCGTCAATATTGTCGATATCATCGACGGCAGAGTAAAACTCAAGAAGACTGGCAAAAACTATTCTGGCCTATGCCCATTCCACCAAGAGAAGTCCCCCTCCTTTTCAGTCAGCCCCGATAAACAGTTTTATTACTGCTTTGGATGCGGTGCCGGCGGAAACGCTATCGGCTTTCTCATGGAGTATGAACGTCTAGAGTTTCCCCAAGCAGTTGAAGAAGTCGCCAAACTGGTAGGCGTCGATGTGCCACGAGACGAAGCCCAAGAACAAAGACACAGCGAGCACAAAGCGCAATACCATATATTGGATGAAACAACCAGCTTCTACCAAAACCAACTACGCAGCCACCCAACCAAACACATTGCGGTAGATTATTTAAAATCTCGCGGTTTAAGCGGCCAGATTGCACAAACCTTTGGTATCGGATTTGCCCCTGTTGGCTGGGACAATCTACTTAAAGCACTAGGCACCTCAGAAGAACGAAAAGACCTTCTCGAAAGAAGCGGAATGCTAATCCGGCACGAAGAAAAAGATAGCCTTTATGATCGCTTTAGAGAGCGCATTATGTTTCCTATACGGGATATGCGAGGCAGAACCATTGCGTTTGGGGGGCGCGTACTCGGAGATGAAAAACCGAAATACCTCAACTCACCTGAAACAGACACCTTTCAGAAAGGACGAGAACTCTACGGCCTGTACGAGGCTCGTAAACTAACCCCAAAATTAGAGCGTATCCTTATTGTTGAAGGCTATATGGATGTTATCAGCCTCGCTCAATACGGCATTACTTACGCCGTCGCCACACTCGGCACAGCCACATCAGCACAGCACCTAGAGCGCCTATTCAAAAGCGTACCGGAGATCATATTCTGTTTTGATGGTGATGCAGCAGGACGAAAAGCTGCCGAAAGGGCGCTGGAAACAACACTCCCCATCATCAAAGATGGGCAAGAAGCACGCTTCCTCTTCCTTCCCGAAGGAGAAGATCCTGACACACTGGTTCGGAAAACCTCAAAAGAAGCTTTCGAAGAGCATTTATCAGAAGCCTTAGAGCTCTCTGAGTTCTTCTTCCGGTATTACAGCGAGAATCATGACCTAAGCAGTATTGGCGGGCGCGCCAATTTCAGCACACAAGCACTCCCCAATATCCAACGCATGCAAACCAGCTTACGCCAGCAAATGATGCTAGACCGAATTTGCGAACTAACAGGTCTGACGCTAGAGCAGATTAATACAACTATCAATCTGACACAGTCCAGCCAAATAAATGAAGAAACGGAAAAAGCAGAACCGCATCGCCCTACATTTAGGCAGTCACGCCCCACACCTGCAACTATCATTAAGCACACAACAACCCTTTGCAGCCACTTAGTATCACTCTTATTACACCACCCTGAATTAGCTCAAAAAGCACCAAGCTCTATCGACCTTGCGGAGCTATCCGATCCTCAAGCAGACCTACTCTGCAAGCTACTCACCCACCTACAACATCGTCCAAACCAATCCATTGGCACACTCATCATCGACTGGAACGATGACCCAGAGTTGCGTACCCACCTCCTACAACTGAGCGAGATATCCCGCTTAGATCCTGTACTCAATGGTGATGCCAACCAACTATTCGACGAAGCCTGGCAGCGCCTTACCCAGCGACTACAAGAAAGCCAGCTGTCTCGTCTGCAAAAGAAACCCTTATCAGCACTAACAAACGACGAGAAAAAACTGCTATCTGAGCTATTGATTAGAAAATAA